From one Rhodamnia argentea isolate NSW1041297 chromosome 1, ASM2092103v1, whole genome shotgun sequence genomic stretch:
- the LOC115743914 gene encoding light-inducible protein CPRF2 isoform X1, with the protein MDRGFSVDEISDQFWSPPPATLTSSSSCRSEADESSSKMNRSESVWAFQRYLQEASVPTASGGDESDVVEIKGSRSSRDHNQNPIQKQPPNPNAVNKNTNEVNTSPPLSTSYADNIAPPPQPPLNGPPPNSEEYQAFLKSKLNLACAAVALSRAPFVVNQVSETPADNSQASKASQLGSQASLKGVGPDLSKSQDEDAGRLVGISSLTTVPKKSGIPVRSTTSGSSRDLSDDDEETATTDHLDPANAKRVRRMLSNRESARRSRRRKQAHLTELETQVAQLRVENSSLLKRLSDISQKYNVAAVDNRVLKADVETLRAKVKMAEETVKRLTGLNPMFHAISDMSPVGVPPFDGSPSDASADAAVPVRNDPKHQFYQPNSGNPAPSAKDMRVNNGLADIPADENAQQNGAGKLGRTASMQRVASLEHLQKRIRGDSSPCGPPCDGEPVVAID; encoded by the exons atGGATAGAGGGTTCTCAGTGGATGAAATCTCCGACCAGTTctggtcgccgccgccggccacgctgacgtcgtcgtcgtcttgcCGGTCCGAAGCAGACGAGTCGTCGTCCAAGATGAACCGGAGCGAGTCCGTCTGGGCCTTCCAGCGTTACCTCCAAGAGGCCTCCGTCCCCACCGCGTCCGGCGGCGACGAGAGCGACGTAGTCGAGATCAAGGGCTCGCGCTCGAGTCGGGACCATAATCAAAACCCGATCCAGAAACAACCACCCAATCCGAATGCGGTAAATAAGAACACCAACGAGGTTAATACCAGTCCGCCGCTGTCGACCTCGTACGCTGATAACATTGCTccgccgccgcagccgccgcTCAACGGGCCGCCGCCGAACTCCGAGGAGTACCAGGCTTTCCTCAAGAGCAAGCTCAACTTGGCTTGCGCTGCCGTTGCTCTGTCTCGG GCACCATTTGTCGTTAATCAAGTTTCTGAAACTCCAGCTGACAACTCTCAGGCTTCGAAGGCATCACAACTGGGATCTCAAGCTTCTTTGAAAG GAGTTGGGCCTGATTTGTCGAAGTCACAAGATGAGGATGCTGGCAGGTTAGTTGGAATATCTTCCTTAACAACCGTGCCAAAGAAATCTGGGATTCCTGTGAGGTCAACAACAAGCGGATCATCAAGAGACCTATCAGACGATGATGAAGAAACTGCAACTACTGACCATTTGGATCCTGCTAATGCAAAGCGTGTGAGGAG GATGCTCTCCAACCGAGAGTCTGCTAGACGctcgagaagaagaaaacaagctCATTTGACTGAGCTTGAGACACAG GTTGCTCAATTAAGAGTTGAGAATTCTTCTTTACTGAAGCGTCTCTCGGACATAAGCCAAAAGTACAATGTAGCGGCTGTTGACAACAGAGTTTTGAAAGCTGATGTAGAAACCTTGAGAGCAAAA GTGAAGATGGCTGAGGAGACGGTTAAAAGACTAACCGGACTGAACCCAATGTTCCATGCAATCTCTGACATGTCTCCTGTGGGTGTGCCACCATTCGATGGCAGTCCTTCTGATGCATCAGCGGATGCTGCAGTTCCAGTTCGAAATGACCCGAAGCACCAATTTTATCAACCCAATTCTGGGAACCCCGCGCCATCTGCTAAGGATATGAGAGTCAACAATGGCTTGGCGGATATTCCTGCAGATGAAAATGCGCAGCAGAATGGAGCTGGCAAGTTGGGACGAACGGCCTCTATGCAGAGAGTGGCCAGTTTGGAGCATTTGCAGAAGCGCATCCGTGGGGATTCGAGTCCTTGTGGCCCCCCGTGCGATGGAGAACCAGTAGTAGCAATAGACTAG
- the LOC115743914 gene encoding light-inducible protein CPRF2 isoform X2, translated as MDRGFSVDEISDQFWSPPPATLTSSSSCRSEADESSSKMNRSESVWAFQRYLQEASVPTASGGDESDVVEIKGSRSSRDHNQNPIQKQPPNPNAVNKNTNEVNTSPPLSTSYADNIAPPPQPPLNGPPPNSEEYQAFLKSKLNLACAAVALSRASKASQLGSQASLKGVGPDLSKSQDEDAGRLVGISSLTTVPKKSGIPVRSTTSGSSRDLSDDDEETATTDHLDPANAKRVRRMLSNRESARRSRRRKQAHLTELETQVAQLRVENSSLLKRLSDISQKYNVAAVDNRVLKADVETLRAKVKMAEETVKRLTGLNPMFHAISDMSPVGVPPFDGSPSDASADAAVPVRNDPKHQFYQPNSGNPAPSAKDMRVNNGLADIPADENAQQNGAGKLGRTASMQRVASLEHLQKRIRGDSSPCGPPCDGEPVVAID; from the exons atGGATAGAGGGTTCTCAGTGGATGAAATCTCCGACCAGTTctggtcgccgccgccggccacgctgacgtcgtcgtcgtcttgcCGGTCCGAAGCAGACGAGTCGTCGTCCAAGATGAACCGGAGCGAGTCCGTCTGGGCCTTCCAGCGTTACCTCCAAGAGGCCTCCGTCCCCACCGCGTCCGGCGGCGACGAGAGCGACGTAGTCGAGATCAAGGGCTCGCGCTCGAGTCGGGACCATAATCAAAACCCGATCCAGAAACAACCACCCAATCCGAATGCGGTAAATAAGAACACCAACGAGGTTAATACCAGTCCGCCGCTGTCGACCTCGTACGCTGATAACATTGCTccgccgccgcagccgccgcTCAACGGGCCGCCGCCGAACTCCGAGGAGTACCAGGCTTTCCTCAAGAGCAAGCTCAACTTGGCTTGCGCTGCCGTTGCTCTGTCTCGG GCTTCGAAGGCATCACAACTGGGATCTCAAGCTTCTTTGAAAG GAGTTGGGCCTGATTTGTCGAAGTCACAAGATGAGGATGCTGGCAGGTTAGTTGGAATATCTTCCTTAACAACCGTGCCAAAGAAATCTGGGATTCCTGTGAGGTCAACAACAAGCGGATCATCAAGAGACCTATCAGACGATGATGAAGAAACTGCAACTACTGACCATTTGGATCCTGCTAATGCAAAGCGTGTGAGGAG GATGCTCTCCAACCGAGAGTCTGCTAGACGctcgagaagaagaaaacaagctCATTTGACTGAGCTTGAGACACAG GTTGCTCAATTAAGAGTTGAGAATTCTTCTTTACTGAAGCGTCTCTCGGACATAAGCCAAAAGTACAATGTAGCGGCTGTTGACAACAGAGTTTTGAAAGCTGATGTAGAAACCTTGAGAGCAAAA GTGAAGATGGCTGAGGAGACGGTTAAAAGACTAACCGGACTGAACCCAATGTTCCATGCAATCTCTGACATGTCTCCTGTGGGTGTGCCACCATTCGATGGCAGTCCTTCTGATGCATCAGCGGATGCTGCAGTTCCAGTTCGAAATGACCCGAAGCACCAATTTTATCAACCCAATTCTGGGAACCCCGCGCCATCTGCTAAGGATATGAGAGTCAACAATGGCTTGGCGGATATTCCTGCAGATGAAAATGCGCAGCAGAATGGAGCTGGCAAGTTGGGACGAACGGCCTCTATGCAGAGAGTGGCCAGTTTGGAGCATTTGCAGAAGCGCATCCGTGGGGATTCGAGTCCTTGTGGCCCCCCGTGCGATGGAGAACCAGTAGTAGCAATAGACTAG